The following coding sequences are from one Manis pentadactyla isolate mManPen7 chromosome 13, mManPen7.hap1, whole genome shotgun sequence window:
- the LOC118921147 gene encoding stromelysin-1-like, with protein sequence MNSVAMKNLPIALLLCVAVCSAYPLDRGAKDKDDSLDLVQQYLENYYNLPKDVKQFFRRKDSSPVVKKIQEMQTFLGLEVTGKLDTDTLEMMRKPRCGVPDVGYFSIFPGMPKWRKSQLTYRIVGYTLDLPKDAVDSAIEKALKVWEEVTPLTFSRIYEGEADIMITFAVREHGDFIPFDGPGKVLAHAYAPGPGIYGDAHFDDDEQWTEDTLGTNLFLVAAHELGHSLGLFHSSDPEALMYPVYNKFTDLTQFHLSQDDVNGIQSLYGSPPDSHDNPEVPTESGTPGSATPAMCDPALSFDAISTLRGEILFFKDRHFWRKTLRTPETGFYLISSFWPNLPSGVDAAYEVISKDTVFIFKGNQFWAIRGNEVQAGYPRNIQTLGFPPTVRKIDAATSDKEKKKTYFFVEDKYWKFDEKRWSMEPGFPKETADDFPGIDTKVDAVFETFGFFYFFSGSSQLEFDPNAKKVTHVLKSNSWFNC encoded by the exons ATGAATTCAGTGGCAATGAAGAATCTTCCTATTGCACTGCTGCTGTGTGTGGCAGTGTGCTCAGCCTACCCCTTGGACAGAGGAGCAAAGGACAAGGATGACAGCCTGGACCTTGTTCAG CAATACCTAGAAAACTATTACAACCTTCCAAAAGATGTGAAGCAGTTTTTTAGAAGAAAGGACAGTAGTCCTGTTGTTAAAAAAATCCAAGAAATGCAGACGTTCCTTGGGCTGGAGGTGACAGGGAAGCTGGACACCGACACTTTGGAAATGATGCGCAAGCCCAGGTGTGGGGTTCCAGATGTCGGTTACTTCAGCATCTTTCCCGGCATGCCGAAGTGGAGGAAATCTCAACTCACTTACAG GATTGTAGGTTATACACTGGATCTGCCAAAAGATGCTGTTGATTCTGCTATTGAGAAAGCTCTGAAAGTCTGGGAGGAGGTGACTCCACTTACATTCTCCCGGATTTACGAAGGAGAGGCTGACATTATGATCACCTTTGCGGTTAGAG AACATGGAGACTTTATCCCTTTTGATGGACCTGGGAAAGTTTTGGCTCATGCCTATGCACCTGGGCCAGGGATTTATGGAGATGCTCATTTTGATGATGATGAACAATGGACAGAAGACACATTAG GGACCAATTTATTCCTCGTTGCTGCCCATGAACTTGGCCATTCCTTGGGTCTCTTTCACTCCTCTGACCCTGAAGCTTTGATGTACCCAGTCTACAACAAATTCACAGACCTGACACAGTTCCATCTTTCTCAAGATGATGTGAATGGCATTCAGTCCCTGTATG GATCTCCCCCTGATTCCCATGATAACCCGGAAGTACCCACAGAATCTGGGACTCCAGGATCTGCGACACCGGCCATGTGTGATCCTGCTCTGTCCTTCGATGCAATCAGCACTCTGAGGGGGGAAATCCTGTTCTTTAAAGACAG aCATTTTTGGCGCAAAACACTCAGGACACCTGAAACTGGATTTTATTTGATCTCTTCATTTTGGCCAAATCTTCCTTCAGGAGTGGATGCTGCATATGAAGTTATTAGCAAggatactgttttcatttttaaag gAAACCAATTCTGGGCCATCAGAGGAAATGAGGTACAAGCAGGGTACCCAAGAAATATCCAAACCCTGGGTTTTCCTCCAACAGTAAGGAAAATAGATGCAGCCACTTCtgataaggaaaagaagaaaacatacttCTTTGTCGAGGACAAATACTGGAA ATTTGATGAAAAGAGATGGTCCATGGAGCCAGGCTTTCCCAAGGAAACAGCAGATGACTTCCCAGGGATTGACACAAAGGTTGATGCCGTTTTTGAAACATTTG gttttttctatttcttcagtgGATCTTCACAGTTGGAGTTTGATCCAAATGCAAAGAAAGTGACACATGTCTTGAAGAGTAACAGCTGGTTTAATTGTTAG